TGCACGAAATTGTCCACAAGTACCCGCCTCAGCTTCTGCGTCGGATTGTAACGCTGATCGGTCGGCAGTGAATATTTATATCTCCCGTCATCCATCGGAACCTTGATCAGCAGCAGTTCCTTGATATCTCTGGAAACGGTCGCCTGGGTAACCTGAAAACCCGCATTCCGAAGCGCTTCGACCAGCTCGTCCTGCGTCTCAATATCCCGGTGGGTAATAATTTCACGAATTTTAATATGTCTTTGACCTTTCATTAATGGCCTCCCGTATGTTTAAAAAGGTACTAGTCGTTCTCTCCATCATCCCTGCCGAATGTGATCAAGTTAACCGTGGCGGCCGCAGGATTTACGTAAAGCAGCCCGCCCACCTCCGGATAAATCAGGAGATAAGGCAGCAGCATGTCCCGCATCCCGCTTCCGGTCCATTCTAGTGGACGGCGCGGACGAGCCAGCATCACGAGATACTGTGTGCCGTCCTCGGTCGCCGCAACGTAATCAACAAACAGCCGGCTGTAGAGCGGAGCGCCGTCAACGTTGAAGGACAGCGGAATTTTCAGCTTGCCGCCGACGACTTCATAGCCTGCATCCTCCAGCAGATTCAGCGCAGGATGGGAAATGATCTCTTTGTTTAGCGGAATGTGATCCTGCAAAAAGGAACGCGGCGAGCTCTGCAGCCATACATAAATGCGGTAAATGACCCACACTGCCAGTCCAACACCGATCAGCGCCATAACCGCCTTGTCCGGGCTACCCGTCATCCGAATCACCTCGGTGATTTATTCGCTTAGACCGAGCAAAATTCCTCTTAAATAGCCAAAAAGAAACTCATCGACGCGATGAGTTTCCATGAGTTGAAGCCTGACCGCCGAACGTGCTCGAGGCTTCCGCGACAACGGTCGCTGCGAGCGCGGCAAAATCGCCGTAAAGCTCGTGCAAAGTCTCCGGCCTGGAGGCCTCCCCCTCGTCCTTGGCTTCGCCGCTTGGTTGTGTCTCTTCCGATTCCAGACGCCAATGGGCCAGAAATTCGATGTTGCCCTCTCCGCCCGTGATGGGGGAGAAGGTCAAGCCTTCCAGAATGAAACCGAGTTCCCGGGCCATTGTCAGCACATTGACCAGCACTTCCCGGTGAACCGCCGGATCGCGCACGACGCCCGATTTGCCGACCTTCTCCCGTCCGGCCTCGAACTGGGGCTTGATCAGCGCGACAACGTCGGCCGGCTTTCCCAGCAGCGCCTTAAGCGGAGGAAGGATAATCTTCAATGAGATGAATGAAACGTCGATGCTGGCAAAATCGGGAACGGAGCCTTTGAGATCGGGGGGCGTCATATACCGGAAGTTCGTCCGTTCCATAACGCATACCCTCTTATCTTCCCGCAGCGACCAGTCCAACTGGTTATAGCCTACATCGATGGCATATACATAGGTTGCCCCGTTCTGAAGAGCGCAATCGGTGAAGCCTCCGGTGGAAGCGCCGATGTCCAGCATCGTCCGGCCGCCGACGTCGATGCCAAACCGGCGCAGCGCCTTTTCAAGCTTGAGTCCGCCCCGGCTGACATACGGATGCACAGCGCCTTTAACCTTAAGGACTGCACTGCGCGGCACTT
This region of Paenibacillus sp. URB8-2 genomic DNA includes:
- a CDS encoding TlyA family RNA methyltransferase; the encoded protein is MEHGKEKERSPKERIDVLLVEQGFYESREKAKAAIMAGLVLADEERIEKAGMKVPRSAVLKVKGAVHPYVSRGGLKLEKALRRFGIDVGGRTMLDIGASTGGFTDCALQNGATYVYAIDVGYNQLDWSLREDKRVCVMERTNFRYMTPPDLKGSVPDFASIDVSFISLKIILPPLKALLGKPADVVALIKPQFEAGREKVGKSGVVRDPAVHREVLVNVLTMARELGFILEGLTFSPITGGEGNIEFLAHWRLESEETQPSGEAKDEGEASRPETLHELYGDFAALAATVVAEASSTFGGQASTHGNSSRR
- the ahrC gene encoding transcriptional regulator AhrC/ArgR gives rise to the protein MKGQRHIKIREIITHRDIETQDELVEALRNAGFQVTQATVSRDIKELLLIKVPMDDGRYKYSLPTDQRYNPTQKLRRVLVDNFVHIDYSGNLVVMKCLPGTANSVAALIDSIEWPEIMGTISGDDTILIICRETDDSNKVVSQIMGYI